In Candidatus Syntrophoarchaeum caldarius, one DNA window encodes the following:
- the hdrA gene encoding heterodisulfide reductase subunit A, which produces MTVAVIGGGIAGIMAALSLADRGTSVTLIEEKETPGGHMVEIADCVSGFEPKLIEAEANPLIEIITGTTIEKVDGVAGNFTITLSNGSTINASSIILATGYEPFDPSIWSRYHLENPNVYTSLEFERVISLSSPTGGKLPDNINKIGFIQCIGSREPDVNPLCSSVCCMYTANEVKTLLARNPDVEVYVFYMDLRVAGRDAKTIEKLKAEGVNYIRTRIPEVITDNGNICVQYENVKEGKLERLDLDAVVLAVGLLPSKSTQKISELTGVELDEDGYIKVSDGVKTSVDGIYAAGCVSTPLRISDSVIQAEAAATLAAEDLSPQAKSIPEIEISGDPVIGAVILTDGLAEYLDLERLKAGIKDLAASLEEAATLQELESKIGSLVTAGSNRIIVAGLSHRKHEEMVRDMAERAGLNRYLVEIANIREHAAWVHPRDEATTKSIDLIRMAAAKLKRLSPIEVARLPVTQKALVIGGGIAGMRASLEIASNGIGVYLVEREDKLGGGAPDEAVSDLIGQVESNTLIEVMTSTEIDQIDGFVGNFTARVGDSTLEFGAIVIATGASPFDPAGRYGHGSDSKVITQAELDPGIDAKAVAMIQCDSSMVASIEMVANALEIRKNNPQTEVFVLCEDVKTYGIYEKLYRDARASGVIFLRYEPDNPPVYEDGIVSVFDTMLGDEVQIKPDLVVLGGGVDPAPVSDRLKIAFNFRLKLDDAGYIFTLSNQPEVSLYPLDTVIDGIYVCGNAKRPVTPEEALRDAIGAAGRALRVLKSTSIQGKGEIAKVSQTACIACETCVDLCPYKAVRMVYDRAEIISGLCRGCGVCASECPAKAIQVGCFSDDEILAQLEEVLGVVS; this is translated from the coding sequence ATGACCGTCGCTGTAATCGGTGGTGGGATAGCTGGAATCATGGCTGCCCTCTCTTTAGCAGACAGGGGGACGTCGGTCACGTTGATCGAGGAGAAAGAGACACCAGGCGGCCACATGGTAGAGATTGCCGACTGTGTGAGCGGCTTTGAACCAAAACTGATCGAGGCTGAGGCAAACCCATTGATCGAGATCATAACAGGTACAACCATTGAGAAGGTCGATGGTGTAGCCGGAAACTTCACGATAACGCTCTCAAACGGCAGCACCATAAACGCATCATCGATCATACTTGCAACAGGCTATGAACCATTTGATCCATCGATCTGGTCACGCTATCACCTTGAAAATCCAAACGTCTATACCTCGCTCGAATTCGAGCGAGTGATCTCGCTCTCAAGCCCCACAGGTGGTAAACTCCCTGATAACATCAATAAAATCGGATTCATCCAGTGTATCGGTTCACGTGAGCCAGATGTCAACCCACTCTGCTCATCGGTCTGCTGCATGTACACCGCAAACGAGGTGAAGACACTGCTTGCCCGCAATCCAGACGTGGAGGTATACGTCTTCTACATGGATCTGAGGGTTGCAGGCAGGGATGCAAAGACGATCGAGAAGCTCAAGGCAGAGGGTGTCAACTACATCAGAACCCGCATCCCCGAGGTTATAACAGACAACGGCAATATCTGTGTCCAGTATGAAAATGTAAAAGAGGGAAAACTCGAGCGACTCGATCTCGATGCGGTTGTGCTTGCTGTCGGACTGCTCCCATCAAAATCCACACAGAAGATCTCAGAACTCACCGGCGTCGAGCTTGACGAGGATGGCTACATCAAGGTGAGTGATGGTGTAAAGACATCGGTCGATGGCATATATGCTGCGGGCTGTGTATCAACACCTTTGAGGATCTCAGACTCAGTGATCCAGGCAGAGGCAGCAGCAACACTTGCAGCAGAGGATCTATCCCCTCAGGCTAAATCCATTCCAGAGATCGAGATCTCAGGTGATCCCGTGATCGGAGCTGTCATCCTCACAGACGGCCTCGCCGAGTACCTTGACCTTGAGAGGTTGAAGGCTGGCATCAAAGATCTGGCAGCATCACTCGAAGAGGCAGCAACCTTACAGGAACTTGAATCAAAGATCGGGTCGCTTGTTACAGCAGGCTCAAACCGAATCATCGTTGCAGGTCTCTCGCACCGCAAGCATGAGGAGATGGTGCGGGACATGGCAGAGCGAGCGGGTCTGAACCGCTATCTTGTTGAGATTGCAAACATCCGTGAGCATGCTGCATGGGTGCACCCACGTGATGAAGCAACCACAAAATCGATCGATCTCATCAGGATGGCAGCAGCAAAGCTCAAAAGACTCTCCCCAATCGAGGTTGCACGATTGCCCGTTACACAGAAGGCACTTGTGATCGGTGGAGGCATAGCTGGTATGCGGGCATCACTCGAGATTGCATCAAACGGCATCGGTGTATACTTGGTCGAGCGTGAGGATAAACTCGGTGGTGGTGCACCAGATGAAGCTGTCAGCGACCTCATCGGGCAGGTTGAATCAAATACTTTAATCGAGGTTATGACCTCAACCGAGATCGACCAGATCGATGGCTTTGTTGGAAACTTCACCGCTCGTGTGGGTGATAGCACGCTTGAGTTTGGTGCGATCGTGATCGCAACAGGTGCATCACCATTTGACCCGGCAGGGAGGTATGGCCATGGTTCTGATTCAAAGGTCATAACCCAGGCTGAACTTGATCCAGGGATCGATGCAAAGGCTGTTGCGATGATCCAGTGTGATTCGTCGATGGTCGCAAGCATCGAGATGGTCGCAAACGCACTTGAGATCAGGAAGAATAATCCTCAGACTGAAGTATTCGTGCTCTGCGAGGATGTTAAGACGTATGGCATCTATGAGAAGCTTTACAGGGATGCAAGGGCGAGTGGAGTCATATTCCTGAGATATGAACCAGATAACCCACCAGTCTACGAGGATGGGATCGTATCAGTCTTTGATACGATGCTCGGCGATGAAGTCCAGATCAAGCCAGATCTTGTTGTGCTGGGGGGTGGAGTTGATCCTGCTCCGGTATCAGACCGTCTCAAGATTGCATTTAACTTCAGATTGAAGCTTGATGATGCAGGTTACATCTTTACACTCTCAAATCAGCCAGAAGTGAGCCTGTATCCACTTGATACCGTGATAGATGGGATCTATGTCTGCGGGAATGCAAAAAGACCCGTTACACCCGAAGAAGCCCTGCGTGATGCAATTGGTGCTGCTGGGCGTGCCCTGAGAGTGCTTAAATCAACGAGTATCCAGGGGAAAGGAGAGATTGCAAAGGTCTCACAGACAGCATGTATCGCATGCGAGACGTGCGTTGATCTCTGTCCATACAAGGCTGTCAGGATGGTCTACGATCGTGCAGAGATTATATCAGGGCTTTGTCGTGGTTGTGGCGTCTGTGCATCAGAATGTCCTGCAAAGGCGATTCAGGTTGGATGTTTCTCTGATGATGAGATCCTTGCACAGCTTGAAGAGGTACTGGGGGTGGTCTCATGA
- a CDS encoding heterodisulfide reductase subunit B gives MIEMAVSKLAYYPGCPSESHAIEQDMSTKAIFEKLGIELIEVEDWNCCGAAEAEDPMMVYALNARNLAIAEKDDLKMMVTSCSVCFYNLARTNEAIEGDEELKGKLKAIDPALEYKGSVKAKHVVDVIVNEIGLDEIAKRIEKKIPVKVAPYYGCYMGRPSRLGFDDPDNPETMDKMIEALGGEVIPYSQMKAKCCGGPLMMTRSDLAFEMTKNLLEDAKAKGADCVVTACPLCHMMLDAKQPDIEAAFGIKLDMPVLYFTQFVGLGLGIDPKKLGLNKNIVSTKTIEEKVI, from the coding sequence GTGATTGAGATGGCTGTAAGTAAACTTGCGTATTATCCGGGCTGTCCAAGCGAGTCGCATGCGATCGAACAGGACATGTCAACAAAAGCAATCTTCGAGAAGCTGGGGATTGAACTTATCGAGGTTGAAGATTGGAACTGTTGTGGTGCGGCAGAGGCGGAAGATCCAATGATGGTCTATGCCCTGAATGCAAGAAACCTTGCCATCGCAGAGAAGGATGACCTCAAGATGATGGTAACATCCTGCAGTGTCTGCTTCTATAACCTCGCCCGTACAAATGAGGCAATTGAGGGTGATGAAGAGCTTAAGGGTAAGCTGAAAGCGATCGATCCAGCACTTGAGTACAAGGGCTCGGTGAAGGCAAAGCATGTTGTTGATGTCATCGTCAACGAGATAGGGCTGGATGAGATAGCCAAGAGAATCGAGAAGAAGATACCAGTGAAGGTTGCTCCTTACTATGGCTGCTACATGGGACGACCATCGAGGCTTGGATTTGACGATCCTGACAACCCTGAAACGATGGATAAGATGATAGAGGCACTCGGTGGTGAGGTGATACCATACAGTCAGATGAAAGCAAAGTGCTGTGGCGGGCCTTTGATGATGACACGAAGCGACCTTGCATTTGAGATGACAAAGAACCTGCTTGAGGATGCGAAGGCAAAGGGTGCAGACTGTGTCGTGACTGCATGCCCACTCTGCCATATGATGCTTGATGCAAAGCAACCCGATATCGAGGCTGCTTTTGGGATTAAGCTCGATATGCCAGTTCTTTATTTCACACAGTTTGTCGGTCTGGGTCTCGGAATCGATCCAAAGAAGCTTGGTCTGAACAAGAACATCGTATCGACAAAAACTATCGAGGAGAAAGTGATCTAA
- a CDS encoding heterodisulfide reductase subunit C yields MAIKTWDLVPNFKYEIASMPGGENIMKCFQCSTCTVGCPISELVSTYNPRKIIQMSLLGMRNEVLESEEIWLCAVCQTCSERCPQDVKISDLMGAIRRIAEKEAHKGNIKLKAVRPIFEEAFMHQLEKYGRLYEMGLSMEYYKKAHGGLISGMLAMQKDYQKLGMRLFKKGKMGPKSMLPPKIKRIGEVKKIFKELGD; encoded by the coding sequence TTGGCTATCAAGACGTGGGATCTCGTTCCAAACTTCAAGTATGAAATAGCATCAATGCCTGGCGGCGAGAATATCATGAAGTGCTTCCAGTGCTCAACATGTACGGTCGGATGCCCGATCTCAGAACTTGTATCAACGTACAATCCGAGAAAAATAATACAGATGAGCCTGCTTGGCATGAGAAATGAAGTTCTTGAGAGTGAAGAGATATGGCTCTGTGCTGTCTGTCAGACATGCTCTGAACGCTGCCCACAGGATGTGAAGATCTCTGACCTGATGGGTGCTATCAGGCGGATTGCAGAAAAAGAAGCTCACAAAGGCAATATTAAGCTTAAAGCTGTCAGACCAATCTTTGAGGAGGCGTTTATGCACCAGCTTGAGAAGTACGGCAGACTGTATGAGATGGGGCTCTCGATGGAATATTACAAGAAAGCACATGGGGGTCTTATTTCAGGTATGTTAGCGATGCAGAAGGACTATCAGAAGCTCGGGATGAGACTCTTCAAGAAAGGAAAGATGGGGCCAAAGTCGATGCTTCCCCCAAAGATAAAGCGGATAGGTGAGGTAAAGAAAATCTTTAAGGAGCTGGGTGATTGA
- a CDS encoding formate dehydrogenase subunit beta, protein MVKCAEVGDEGLISLFKGLLSGGAVDGLVVPQKSGKSIIYTLVTDPEKIKSPAPFAPSFGFNAANSLRKWLVEDKVLGLVFKPCEARAVIELVKLEQINPDAVLLISVDCPGTFKNEDYTANADKIGDKLTGSIEGIEMRSACTMCETKLGDIGDLGICYTGLDTTTLMVLNEKGEAALSKVEGITLDEKEIDRSSLKDEIKSAADSGREALKKDLEALNDPVKLLEALNDCIVCKNCRDMCPVCYCKECFFEQPLGDPRGGDMLNLANTRGDLRMPPYGLFYHLTRAYHVCVTCVACGACEDACPKGLPLTAIYPLVAKNVQAIFDYVPGVDLEEPLPLTTYEEDELEPR, encoded by the coding sequence ATGGTAAAATGTGCTGAAGTGGGTGATGAAGGACTTATTAGTCTATTCAAAGGACTTCTGTCGGGTGGAGCAGTAGATGGACTGGTGGTCCCACAGAAATCAGGAAAAAGCATCATCTATACACTTGTAACTGATCCTGAGAAAATAAAGAGTCCTGCTCCATTTGCACCGTCGTTTGGTTTCAATGCTGCAAATAGCCTGAGAAAGTGGCTGGTTGAGGATAAAGTTCTTGGACTTGTATTCAAGCCATGTGAGGCGCGTGCGGTGATCGAACTTGTCAAGCTCGAGCAGATCAATCCAGATGCAGTTCTTTTAATCAGTGTTGATTGTCCTGGAACATTCAAGAATGAAGATTACACAGCAAATGCCGATAAGATCGGGGATAAACTCACCGGGAGCATAGAAGGCATTGAGATGAGATCTGCCTGCACGATGTGTGAGACGAAGCTTGGAGATATCGGCGATCTTGGGATCTGCTATACAGGGCTTGATACAACAACGCTCATGGTGCTCAATGAAAAGGGCGAGGCTGCACTCTCGAAGGTCGAGGGCATAACGCTCGATGAGAAGGAGATTGATCGCTCTTCACTCAAGGATGAGATAAAATCAGCAGCAGATAGTGGACGAGAAGCACTCAAGAAAGACCTCGAGGCATTGAACGACCCGGTAAAACTTCTTGAGGCATTGAATGATTGTATTGTCTGCAAGAACTGCAGGGATATGTGCCCTGTCTGCTACTGTAAGGAATGTTTCTTTGAGCAACCTCTTGGTGATCCCCGTGGCGGTGATATGCTGAACCTCGCAAATACCCGGGGAGATCTTCGAATGCCGCCTTACGGTCTATTCTATCACTTAACGAGGGCATACCACGTCTGCGTTACATGTGTCGCATGCGGTGCGTGTGAAGATGCGTGTCCAAAAGGATTGCCGTTGACAGCAATTTACCCGCTTGTGGCAAAGAACGTGCAGGCGATCTTCGATTATGTGCCAGGTGTGGATCTCGAAGAACCACTCCCACTCACGACGTATGAAGAAGACGAACTTGAGCCGAGGTGA
- a CDS encoding methyl-viologen-reducing hydrogenase subunit delta → MDPLFVIKALTNGADGVFMGGCHPGDCHYTKGNYYARRRIAALREVLKAFGLDERVRLRWISASEGPQFAEEVTKMVEDMKKLGPNPLKEETV, encoded by the coding sequence ATGGATCCATTGTTTGTAATAAAAGCGCTCACAAACGGGGCTGACGGTGTTTTCATGGGTGGCTGTCACCCTGGTGATTGCCACTACACGAAAGGTAACTACTATGCGAGACGAAGGATCGCTGCGTTGAGAGAGGTTCTCAAGGCTTTTGGACTTGATGAACGGGTGCGGCTGAGATGGATCAGTGCAAGTGAGGGGCCTCAGTTTGCAGAAGAGGTTACGAAGATGGTCGAGGATATGAAGAAGCTTGGACCAAACCCGCTCAAAGAGGAAACAGTTTAG
- a CDS encoding membrane protein containing DUF1614 — translation MRGIVRYPDLRMMLFFIFLLSPIFILAYRIEPSAFEFSLNPLVFFAISLLFLLLSIIEIPVLKKKTKKPRYTENEIKTLERLHSVPREEIEGSDGRLYDSMITLNLGGFILPLLFALVIGIISPVSLEEFVIIAIIMFAVTNLLAFIEPGIGIVAPPHIGLLSLPLAILVTPVDIISGMLVSGIIGIELGLLSKIFSIDIEAGSPVFSLGGRGNFEAIYLVILIGLLVAIL, via the coding sequence ATGCGTGGTATAGTCCGTTATCCAGATTTGAGAATGATGCTATTCTTTATATTCCTTCTATCCCCTATTTTTATCCTTGCATATCGTATAGAGCCATCAGCGTTTGAATTCAGTCTGAACCCTCTCGTCTTCTTTGCAATATCGCTGTTGTTTTTACTTTTGAGCATAATAGAGATCCCAGTACTTAAAAAGAAGACCAAAAAGCCCAGATATACCGAAAATGAAATTAAAACGCTTGAGCGGTTACATTCAGTCCCCCGAGAAGAGATCGAGGGAAGTGACGGCAGGCTCTATGACTCAATGATCACACTCAATCTCGGTGGTTTCATCCTGCCACTTCTCTTCGCACTCGTTATCGGTATAATCTCACCGGTCTCACTCGAAGAGTTTGTGATAATTGCAATAATCATGTTTGCGGTTACAAACCTGCTTGCATTCATTGAACCTGGGATTGGGATCGTTGCGCCGCCCCATATAGGGCTTCTCTCACTCCCACTTGCAATCCTCGTAACCCCAGTAGACATTATAAGTGGGATGCTTGTATCAGGAATAATCGGCATCGAACTCGGGCTTCTGTCAAAGATCTTTTCGATAGATATTGAGGCTGGAAGCCCGGTATTCAGTCTCGGTGGTAGAGGAAACTTCGAAGCGATATATCTTGTCATCCTGATTGGACTTCTTGTTGCAATTCTATAA
- a CDS encoding protein containing DUF343 has translation MKRELMEILACPICKGELELDVTVENDEIEEGILRCDACNESYPIKDGIPNLLPPELRA, from the coding sequence ATGAAACGTGAGCTTATGGAGATTCTTGCCTGTCCTATCTGCAAGGGCGAACTCGAACTTGATGTTACCGTAGAGAACGATGAGATCGAGGAAGGCATACTTCGATGTGATGCCTGCAATGAATCGTATCCGATCAAAGATGGAATCCCAAATCTATTACCACCAGAATTAAGGGCATAA
- a CDS encoding CTP synthetase — protein MKYIIVTGGVMSGLGKGITAASIGRLLKNKGFEVTAIKIDPYINADAGTMNPFQHGEVFILKDGGEVDLDLGHYERFMDTAFTKDHNITTGTIYRSVIDKERRGEYLGSTVQIIPHITNEIKDTIREVARKSNAEICLVEVGGTVGDIESMPFLEAMRQMHREMPSDCIFIHVTLVPTDSMGDQKTKPSQHSVKALRELGIHPDVIVVRSKDPLNQSARDKLALFCDVPLAAVISAYDASDIYEVPLILEKERLTDYILDRFKLTPEKDDSGWRKMVERMRLLEKKIRIAVVGKYTGIEDAYLSIREALKHAGVDAGCIVDIKWIEAEELESSENPEELLGDVGGILVPGGFGIRGAEGKITAIKFAREHKIPFLGICFGFQLAVVEFARHRLGWKGASSTEITDTPYPVIEILPEQLDVEDLGGTMRLGDSEITVLKGTRAYAIYGKEEIVERHRHRYEVNPEYIEAIEEGGMRFSGKSGNRMEILEIEDHPFFIGTQFHPEFRSRPGKPAPVFRAFVRAVLRDE, from the coding sequence ATGAAGTACATTATTGTAACGGGCGGCGTAATGAGCGGTCTTGGAAAGGGGATTACAGCAGCTTCCATTGGACGCTTGCTCAAGAATAAAGGATTTGAGGTAACGGCGATCAAGATTGATCCGTACATCAATGCTGATGCAGGGACGATGAACCCGTTTCAGCACGGTGAGGTATTCATACTCAAGGATGGTGGTGAGGTGGATCTTGATCTTGGACATTACGAGCGATTTATGGATACAGCATTCACAAAAGACCATAATATCACAACAGGTACAATCTACCGTTCTGTCATCGATAAAGAGAGAAGGGGCGAGTATCTTGGCTCAACTGTTCAGATCATTCCGCACATAACAAATGAGATCAAAGATACGATCCGAGAGGTTGCACGAAAAAGTAACGCTGAGATCTGTCTCGTTGAAGTCGGTGGAACGGTTGGTGATATCGAGAGCATGCCATTTTTGGAGGCTATGAGACAGATGCACCGTGAGATGCCATCGGATTGTATATTCATCCATGTCACGCTCGTTCCGACTGACTCAATGGGTGACCAGAAGACAAAACCATCACAACATTCTGTAAAGGCACTCAGAGAGCTTGGAATCCATCCTGATGTCATTGTCGTGCGATCAAAAGATCCACTGAATCAATCTGCTCGTGATAAACTTGCTCTCTTCTGTGATGTTCCGCTTGCAGCCGTGATCAGTGCGTACGATGCCAGCGACATCTATGAGGTTCCGCTCATCCTTGAGAAGGAGAGACTGACTGATTACATCCTTGACCGCTTCAAGCTGACGCCTGAGAAGGATGACAGTGGCTGGAGGAAGATGGTTGAGCGGATGCGGTTGCTTGAGAAGAAGATCAGGATCGCTGTTGTTGGAAAGTACACTGGGATAGAAGATGCTTACCTTTCGATAAGAGAAGCATTGAAACATGCAGGCGTCGATGCTGGGTGTATCGTTGATATAAAATGGATTGAGGCAGAGGAACTTGAAAGTTCAGAGAATCCCGAGGAATTACTCGGTGATGTGGGCGGTATCCTCGTTCCAGGTGGATTTGGTATAAGGGGTGCTGAAGGCAAGATCACGGCAATCAAATTTGCAAGAGAGCATAAAATCCCATTTTTAGGGATCTGTTTTGGATTTCAGCTTGCCGTTGTTGAGTTTGCCAGGCACAGGCTCGGCTGGAAAGGGGCATCAAGTACCGAGATTACAGATACACCATATCCTGTGATCGAGATACTGCCTGAGCAGCTCGATGTCGAGGATCTTGGTGGAACGATGCGGCTGGGGGATTCAGAGATCACGGTTCTTAAAGGCACACGGGCTTATGCAATATATGGGAAAGAAGAGATCGTTGAGCGCCACAGACACCGATATGAGGTAAACCCAGAATACATCGAAGCTATAGAAGAGGGAGGTATGCGATTTTCAGGAAAAAGCGGTAACAGAATGGAAATTCTTGAGATCGAGGATCATCCATTCTTCATTGGGACACAGTTTCATCCTGAGTTTAGATCGAGGCCAGGTAAACCTGCGCCCGTCTTCAGGGCGTTTGTGAGGGCAGTTTTGAGAGATGAGTAA
- a CDS encoding protein containing DUF128, giving the protein MSKLLVQRKIIEILRILSDAEGPLGARKIGDLLKERGYNLGERAVRYHLSILDEQGFTKKHGYHGRTITERGRKELEEALVTDRLNFVMTRIESLIYQCSFDPGRREGDVIVNLSTVDKDQLDDIMGLFNEFVASGLQSSHIRIMDEGEMTGGEVVPAGKAVIATLCSITVDGVFLNHGIPAELKFGGVVRIKDGKYDGFLDYIGYRGTTIDPIKIFLAKKMTDITGAIRGEGRILANYREVPEVAKDAIEGVLSDLSLLGMRGWAQTSGGVVMYAGVNSIAYIEEKGIKTDTQPNARLMPFKSMKEV; this is encoded by the coding sequence ATGAGTAAATTACTGGTTCAACGGAAGATAATCGAGATTCTACGGATTCTGAGCGATGCAGAGGGACCTCTGGGTGCAAGAAAAATTGGAGATCTCTTGAAGGAAAGGGGGTACAATCTCGGAGAGCGTGCAGTGCGATATCATCTTAGCATCCTTGATGAGCAGGGTTTCACGAAGAAGCATGGGTATCACGGTCGAACCATCACAGAGCGTGGCAGAAAGGAGCTTGAGGAAGCACTTGTAACGGACAGGCTCAACTTTGTGATGACAAGAATCGAGTCGTTGATTTACCAGTGTTCTTTTGACCCAGGACGTCGGGAAGGAGATGTTATCGTAAATCTCTCGACCGTTGATAAGGATCAACTGGATGATATTATGGGGTTATTCAATGAGTTTGTGGCTTCAGGACTTCAATCATCCCATATCAGGATCATGGATGAGGGTGAGATGACAGGCGGAGAGGTTGTGCCAGCAGGAAAGGCGGTTATCGCAACACTCTGCAGTATCACAGTCGATGGTGTCTTTCTCAATCATGGAATTCCGGCAGAGCTTAAATTTGGTGGTGTTGTGAGAATAAAAGATGGCAAATACGATGGTTTTCTGGATTATATTGGGTACAGGGGGACAACGATCGATCCAATAAAGATCTTTCTTGCAAAGAAGATGACCGACATCACCGGTGCGATCAGAGGGGAGGGTAGAATACTTGCAAACTACCGTGAGGTTCCTGAAGTTGCAAAGGATGCAATCGAAGGGGTATTATCAGATCTGAGCCTGCTTGGAATGAGGGGATGGGCTCAGACATCAGGTGGCGTGGTCATGTATGCAGGAGTCAACAGCATTGCCTACATCGAAGAAAAAGGGATCAAGACTGATACACAGCCAAATGCAAGACTGATGCCGTTTAAATCAATGAAGGAGGTTTAA
- a CDS encoding 3-phosphoshikimate 1-carboxyvinyltransferase, whose amino-acid sequence MKLIAKPSHLSGEIRVPGSKSHTIRAIVLATLADGRSKIIEPLISEDTTSCLDACTKLGAEIELKDYGMIIDGCGGEPDPQVELIDIGNSGTSLRFLTSVAALSDKAVKFDGDASIRRRPMQSLLNALNSLGASARSLKNNGCCPIEVKGPLIGGRATVDGITSQYISSLLITTPLAERDSTLLVENLREIPYVEMTLYWLKRQGILYEEENMRLFRVKGSQSYRAFDTKIPGDFSSATFPIIAAAITSSDVRVRGLDMNDVQGDKGVIDLLRKMGAKITDLEDGVRVEGREGGLEGIEIDLSNMPDALPALSVAGAVSKGTTVIKNAYQARIKESDRIAVMAAELSKMGADVTEREDGLILRESVLKGARVYGHQDHRVVMALTLAGLVAEGETVIDGSEFVDITFPGFVESMKSIGCSLEEIE is encoded by the coding sequence ATGAAGTTAATTGCAAAACCATCTCATCTATCAGGTGAGATAAGAGTACCTGGATCAAAATCACATACAATAAGGGCAATTGTCCTTGCCACACTTGCAGATGGAAGATCTAAGATCATAGAACCGCTTATATCAGAGGATACAACCTCATGTCTTGATGCGTGCACCAAACTGGGCGCAGAGATCGAGTTAAAAGATTATGGAATGATTATTGATGGTTGTGGAGGAGAGCCAGATCCTCAGGTTGAGCTGATAGATATTGGAAATTCTGGTACAAGTCTGAGATTTTTAACATCTGTTGCAGCACTATCTGACAAAGCTGTAAAATTTGATGGTGATGCTTCGATCAGAAGGCGGCCAATGCAATCACTCCTGAATGCACTCAACAGTCTTGGTGCAAGTGCAAGATCACTTAAAAATAATGGTTGCTGCCCGATCGAAGTTAAAGGACCTCTTATCGGCGGTAGAGCTACAGTGGATGGCATAACATCCCAGTACATATCATCACTTCTCATAACGACTCCGCTTGCAGAACGTGATTCAACACTTCTTGTTGAAAACCTCAGGGAGATCCCCTATGTCGAGATGACACTTTACTGGCTCAAGCGGCAGGGAATATTATATGAAGAAGAGAATATGCGTCTGTTCAGGGTTAAAGGATCTCAGAGTTACAGAGCTTTTGATACGAAGATTCCAGGGGACTTCTCATCCGCAACCTTCCCGATCATTGCTGCTGCAATCACCAGCTCGGATGTTAGAGTCAGGGGGCTTGATATGAATGACGTGCAGGGAGATAAAGGTGTCATCGATCTTTTAAGGAAGATGGGAGCAAAAATAACAGATCTTGAGGACGGTGTGAGGGTGGAGGGTAGAGAAGGAGGTCTTGAGGGAATAGAGATCGATCTATCCAATATGCCTGATGCACTTCCAGCATTATCTGTTGCCGGTGCTGTTTCAAAGGGTACAACGGTCATCAAGAATGCATATCAGGCACGGATCAAGGAGAGCGATAGGATAGCTGTTATGGCAGCAGAACTATCGAAGATGGGGGCAGATGTTACAGAGCGTGAAGATGGGTTAATCTTAAGAGAGAGCGTGCTGAAAGGCGCAAGGGTCTATGGGCATCAGGATCACCGTGTTGTGATGGCACTCACACTTGCAGGGCTTGTTGCAGAGGGTGAGACTGTAATCGATGGGTCAGAGTTTGTGGATATCACATTTCCAGGGTTTGTTGAATCGATGAAGAGCATTGGTTGCAGTTTAGAGGAGATCGAATGA